The following are encoded together in the Pedobacter steynii genome:
- a CDS encoding multidrug effflux MFS transporter, producing MTKQKYFLLILLLGSLTALGPFSIDMYLPGFPAIAKDLNTTVLKVSLSLSSFFIGISAGQLLYGPLLDRFGRKKPLYIGLSAYILASAGCVFATSLDALIVLRFMQAIGSCAAAVASIAMVRDLFPVHENAKVFALLMLVVGVSPMVAPTIGGYVTVALGWHAVFIILMALGLLNLIASWLWLPDSYQPDTSLSLKPVPIIKNFLSVVKEPQFYTYAFTGALAFSGLFAYISGSPLIFIDIFKVSEEGYGWIFALLSVGLIGSSQVNTLMLRRYKSEQLIFSALICQLFIVSLFLIGSINHWFGLIETVVLLFIFLCCLGFTNPNTSALSLAPFSRNAGSASALMGSVQMGLGALASFGVSMFEVKSAVPMVSIMTGTTITALIILTLGRRNIKVQATAEKRPNYHDLE from the coding sequence ATGACAAAGCAAAAATACTTCCTACTGATTCTTTTATTAGGATCCTTAACCGCCCTTGGCCCCTTTTCTATTGACATGTACCTCCCTGGATTTCCCGCAATAGCGAAAGATCTGAATACTACTGTACTCAAAGTATCTCTGTCATTATCCAGCTTCTTTATAGGCATTTCGGCCGGACAACTCTTGTATGGTCCATTATTAGATCGCTTTGGAAGAAAAAAACCTTTATACATCGGGCTCAGTGCCTATATTCTCGCTTCAGCAGGATGTGTATTTGCCACTAGCCTGGATGCGCTGATTGTACTGCGTTTTATGCAGGCCATAGGAAGCTGTGCTGCTGCAGTAGCTTCTATTGCCATGGTGAGAGACTTATTTCCGGTACATGAAAATGCAAAAGTTTTTGCCCTGCTGATGCTCGTGGTAGGTGTCTCTCCAATGGTAGCCCCTACAATCGGAGGTTACGTTACCGTAGCTCTGGGATGGCATGCCGTGTTTATTATTTTAATGGCTCTTGGTCTTTTAAACCTTATCGCCAGCTGGCTTTGGTTGCCTGATAGTTATCAACCAGACACCAGCCTTTCCCTAAAACCTGTTCCAATCATTAAAAACTTTCTTTCGGTTGTAAAGGAGCCCCAATTTTATACTTATGCATTTACAGGTGCACTGGCCTTTTCCGGACTATTCGCTTATATCTCCGGTTCTCCTCTGATCTTTATCGATATCTTCAAAGTCTCTGAAGAAGGTTACGGATGGATATTCGCTTTGTTATCTGTAGGTTTAATAGGCTCCAGCCAGGTCAACACCTTAATGCTTAGGAGATACAAAAGTGAGCAGTTGATCTTTTCGGCATTAATCTGTCAACTATTTATCGTGTCTTTATTCCTTATTGGCAGCATCAATCATTGGTTTGGGCTAATAGAAACCGTTGTATTGCTCTTTATCTTTTTATGTTGCCTTGGCTTTACCAATCCGAATACCTCCGCATTATCGCTTGCTCCTTTTTCAAGAAATGCAGGAAGTGCCTCAGCTCTAATGGGGTCGGTACAAATGGGGCTCGGTGCATTGGCTTCATTTGGGGTCAGCATGTTTGAAGTGAAATCCGCTGTACCGATGGTTTCCATTATGACTGGTACTACCATTACTGCTTTAATTATTTTAACATTGGGCAGAAGAAATATCAAAGTTCAGGCAACTGCAGAAAAACGCCCTAATTACCATGATTTAGAATAA
- a CDS encoding RNA polymerase sigma-70 factor, producing MKLTDPVSDTVVHDYNDEAFEQLFKLHYKALHIYANVILKDEDLAEEIVQGMFLKFWEKRTLLNIQSSIKAYFYKCVYNDCLNYLKHEKIKIKHQEFTYHTMDTHHESASAKVELTELEIQVRTALNELPEQCRTIFQMSRFEELKYREIAEQLGISSKTVENQIGKALRILRLKLADFLTLILLGLMYYKDFLN from the coding sequence GTGAAATTAACCGATCCAGTTTCCGACACTGTCGTACATGATTATAATGATGAGGCTTTTGAACAATTGTTCAAACTGCATTATAAGGCTTTGCACATTTATGCCAATGTGATACTCAAGGACGAGGATCTTGCAGAAGAAATCGTTCAGGGCATGTTTCTAAAATTTTGGGAGAAAAGAACATTATTAAACATACAATCTTCTATTAAAGCTTATTTCTATAAATGCGTTTATAATGATTGCTTAAATTACCTGAAACATGAAAAAATTAAAATCAAACATCAGGAATTTACTTACCACACCATGGATACACATCACGAATCCGCATCGGCTAAAGTAGAACTTACTGAATTGGAAATCCAAGTGAGGACAGCATTAAATGAGCTGCCGGAACAATGCAGGACAATATTTCAAATGAGCAGATTTGAAGAACTTAAATATCGCGAAATCGCGGAACAGCTGGGGATATCCAGCAAAACAGTAGAAAACCAAATAGGAAAAGCGCTGAGAATACTGAGGTTAAAACTCGCTGATTTTTTAACCCTAATCCTATTGGGACTGATGTACTATAAAGATTTTTTGAATTAA
- a CDS encoding TerD family protein, with amino-acid sequence MAINLQKGQRENIDAPKFTIGLGWDTNSSTTGTAFDLDASIFILDDQKKLVSDQHLVFYNNLKSPDGAVEHTGDNLTGAGDGDDEQIKIDLTTIDSKVAEICIVVTIHDADSRRQNFGQVRNSFVRIFDASSNEVILKYELEEDFSIETAVEFGRIYKREGKWKFEAVGMGMKGGLQDYLNKYQ; translated from the coding sequence ATGGCGATTAACTTGCAAAAAGGGCAAAGAGAGAACATTGATGCCCCTAAATTTACCATTGGGCTAGGCTGGGATACCAACAGCTCTACTACAGGTACCGCATTTGATTTAGATGCTTCCATTTTTATATTAGACGATCAGAAAAAGTTAGTGTCGGATCAACACCTGGTATTTTACAATAACCTGAAATCACCTGATGGGGCCGTAGAACATACAGGAGATAACCTGACAGGAGCCGGAGATGGTGATGATGAGCAAATTAAAATTGATCTGACCACTATTGATTCAAAAGTAGCTGAGATCTGTATAGTGGTAACGATTCATGATGCAGACAGTAGAAGGCAAAATTTTGGGCAGGTAAGAAATTCTTTTGTCCGTATTTTCGATGCTTCAAGCAATGAAGTGATCTTAAAGTATGAATTGGAAGAAGACTTTTCCATTGAAACGGCTGTGGAGTTTGGAAGAATTTACAAGCGTGAAGGAAAATGGAAATTCGAAGCAGTAGGAATGGGTATGAAAGGCGGTTTACAGGATTATTTAAACAAATATCAATAA
- a CDS encoding phosphoribosyltransferase family protein, producing MIPYTYSLHKIHNTDNFGFEPNDYSRFKFGDEQVARSFGKDLADGFIRYYLTENFITGQIVVISSPYCFIPTATFAMKNYFVSQLNRWLVEHGGLVVQEAKVHRTITYKEDYGALSAEDRMNLIGNDSFHIDKDFLEGKTLLFLDDIKITGSHERMILKMVKEYGLKNDIHMLYYAELMNKDIHPNVENHLNYHQVKSIFHLEEIIKGGNFCINTRIVKYILNCDFNSFSIFLERQSGDFINNLYDLSLGNSYHTIESYSENLNYLKNYIYSNNYKLI from the coding sequence ATGATACCATACACCTATTCTTTACATAAAATCCACAACACGGATAATTTCGGGTTTGAGCCCAACGATTATAGCCGGTTTAAATTCGGTGATGAACAAGTGGCCAGATCCTTTGGAAAAGACCTTGCAGATGGATTTATCCGATATTATCTGACGGAAAATTTCATTACCGGGCAGATTGTGGTTATTTCCAGTCCTTATTGCTTCATTCCAACGGCAACTTTTGCAATGAAAAACTATTTCGTTTCTCAGCTGAACCGCTGGTTGGTGGAACATGGTGGCCTGGTTGTTCAGGAAGCTAAAGTTCATCGTACCATTACCTATAAGGAAGATTATGGTGCACTTAGTGCGGAAGACCGGATGAACCTGATCGGAAACGACTCTTTTCATATCGATAAGGATTTTTTGGAAGGTAAAACACTGCTTTTTCTGGACGACATAAAAATTACCGGCAGTCATGAACGGATGATCTTGAAAATGGTCAAAGAATATGGATTGAAAAATGACATTCACATGCTCTATTATGCAGAGCTAATGAATAAAGACATTCATCCCAACGTAGAAAATCATTTAAACTACCACCAGGTGAAGTCAATTTTCCATCTGGAGGAAATCATTAAAGGAGGAAATTTCTGTATAAATACGCGGATTGTTAAATATATCCTAAATTGCGATTTTAATAGTTTTTCTATCTTTTTGGAGCGTCAAAGTGGAGATTTTATCAATAATCTTTATGATTTGTCATTAGGCAACAGCTACCATACGATAGAATCCTATTCGGAAAACCTGAATTATTTAAAGAACTATATATATAGTAACAATTATAAATTGATTTAA
- a CDS encoding FecR family protein — MTDELLIKFLLKETSEEENMTVQEWLAADPANISRFIQFEKIWEASKSLAPESKIDEEQAWNTFKEKTKQLKKKEEAVIVPLKKSYSWLKIAAAFVLAIGAWAIYQFMVPVAYTALTASNKVLTSTLPDGTELTLNKKSQLSYARNFKNNRSVRLDSGDVFFNVAHDKSHPFVIEIDEVSVEVVGTSFNIKHLNNQTEVIVETGIVKVRLDGEELQLVKGEKVFISDLSKKLTKERNQDQSYNYYRSGIFEFSGMPLWKVADLLNEAYEVKINVDPAAKEHKLYTTLKLSNSLEHNLTVICDALDLTHSRNQQEILLSKKK, encoded by the coding sequence ATGACTGATGAACTATTGATAAAGTTTCTATTGAAAGAAACGAGTGAGGAAGAAAATATGACCGTTCAGGAATGGCTCGCTGCTGATCCTGCAAATATTTCCCGTTTCATCCAGTTTGAGAAAATCTGGGAAGCCAGCAAAAGCCTGGCCCCTGAAAGCAAAATTGATGAAGAACAGGCATGGAATACTTTCAAAGAGAAAACTAAACAACTAAAAAAGAAAGAAGAAGCTGTTATCGTACCCTTAAAGAAAAGTTATAGCTGGTTAAAAATTGCCGCGGCATTTGTGCTCGCCATAGGCGCCTGGGCCATTTACCAATTTATGGTACCAGTAGCGTATACCGCGCTGACAGCCAGCAACAAAGTATTGACCAGCACACTACCGGATGGAACTGAGCTTACCCTGAATAAAAAATCGCAGCTCAGTTATGCCCGCAACTTCAAAAATAACCGAAGTGTGCGTCTGGATTCAGGAGATGTTTTTTTTAATGTAGCTCACGATAAATCGCATCCTTTTGTGATTGAAATAGATGAAGTGTCTGTTGAGGTTGTTGGCACTTCCTTCAATATAAAACATCTGAATAACCAGACTGAAGTAATTGTAGAAACCGGAATAGTAAAAGTCAGATTAGATGGAGAAGAACTACAGCTTGTTAAAGGAGAAAAGGTATTCATCAGCGACCTCAGTAAGAAACTGACTAAAGAGCGAAATCAGGACCAGTCTTACAACTACTACCGCAGCGGGATTTTTGAATTCAGCGGGATGCCGCTATGGAAAGTTGCTGATTTACTGAACGAGGCTTATGAGGTAAAGATCAATGTCGATCCAGCCGCCAAGGAACATAAGCTATACACGACCTTAAAATTATCCAACTCACTTGAGCACAACCTTACAGTTATCTGTGATGCCTTGGATTTAACCCATTCACGTAACCAACAGGAAATTTTGTTGTCTAAGAAAAAGTGA
- a CDS encoding helix-turn-helix domain-containing protein: MTLYVKNMVCDRCVMIVRQQLENLNFEVGEISLGKVEVAPDPDAYQLQDIASSFQILGFELIDKEKDQLVEQIKNKVIELVHYSDLNEINQSLMYLIADRLDKDYAYLSRLFSDVEGITIEKYIIQQKIEKVKELLEYGELNLNEIAYKMGYSSSAHLSAQFKSLTGLTPSKYKTSSSTRRNPLDKVK, encoded by the coding sequence ATGACGTTATATGTAAAGAATATGGTTTGCGACCGTTGCGTGATGATTGTGCGTCAGCAATTGGAAAACCTTAATTTTGAAGTAGGGGAAATCAGTCTTGGAAAAGTGGAGGTTGCCCCTGATCCTGATGCTTATCAATTGCAGGATATCGCTTCTTCTTTTCAGATTCTTGGTTTCGAATTAATCGATAAAGAAAAGGATCAGTTGGTAGAACAGATTAAGAACAAAGTGATTGAACTGGTTCATTATTCAGATCTTAATGAGATTAACCAAAGTCTGATGTACTTAATCGCGGATCGTCTTGATAAGGATTATGCCTATTTAAGTCGTTTATTTTCGGATGTGGAAGGCATTACGATTGAAAAATATATCATTCAACAGAAAATAGAAAAGGTAAAGGAGCTTCTTGAATACGGCGAATTGAATCTGAACGAGATTGCTTATAAAATGGGGTACAGCAGTAGTGCACATTTGTCTGCTCAATTTAAATCTTTAACCGGACTGACACCGAGCAAGTATAAAACTTCCAGCTCAACCCGCAGAAACCCACTGGATAAAGTGAAATAA
- a CDS encoding HAD family hydrolase — protein MPFYKHYSFDLWLTLIKSDPAFKMERTKYFQTHFNTTKKTIEEVALIFRQVDLMVNAINEKTGKNIDADEMYLMVISIINDYSTAFQDIDVEGLYLEMEELLLKHMPLLYCSECIDVLGQLRESDLSTISILSNTGFIKGKTLRKVLKHLKLDGLLDFQLYSDEFRLSKPNREFFQLMLDTIDQKKHPQIELKEIIHIGDNPIADIKGAEAIGINSLLINSNHLSISHLLS, from the coding sequence ATGCCTTTTTATAAACACTATTCCTTTGATCTTTGGTTAACCTTAATCAAATCAGATCCAGCCTTTAAGATGGAAAGGACAAAATACTTTCAAACTCATTTTAATACCACAAAAAAAACGATAGAAGAAGTGGCACTGATCTTCCGGCAGGTCGACCTGATGGTGAATGCCATCAATGAAAAAACTGGAAAGAATATCGATGCTGATGAGATGTACCTGATGGTGATTAGCATTATTAATGATTACTCTACCGCCTTTCAGGATATAGATGTGGAAGGATTATATCTGGAGATGGAGGAATTATTATTAAAACATATGCCCCTGTTATATTGTTCTGAATGTATTGACGTGTTAGGTCAGTTAAGGGAATCTGATTTAAGTACAATTAGTATTTTAAGCAATACCGGATTTATAAAGGGAAAAACATTAAGAAAAGTATTAAAACATTTGAAATTGGATGGCCTGTTAGATTTTCAGTTGTATTCGGATGAATTTCGTTTGTCCAAGCCAAACCGAGAATTTTTTCAATTGATGCTGGACACCATTGATCAAAAGAAACATCCGCAAATAGAATTAAAAGAAATTATCCATATCGGTGATAATCCTATTGCGGATATCAAAGGGGCTGAAGCTATTGGCATTAACAGCTTGCTCATCAACTCAAATCATCTATCTATTTCACACCTACTTTCATGA
- a CDS encoding TerD family protein, whose translation MAINLQKGQRISLEKSNGSKLQNICVGINWGAIEKKGMFGFGKSKEAVDLDASCALFNENKQLVDVVYFGSLKSKDGAVKHSGDDLTGDMGGDDGLDNEVITLDFSQLNPAVNYVAFVLNSFRGHDFGTIPFASIRIYEGTPKRVNEVFATYDIANGSGFAGHVSMVMGVFYKKNGEWKFNAIGEPTKDKKLEETVNTVTQSYL comes from the coding sequence ATGGCAATCAATCTTCAAAAAGGACAACGTATTAGTCTTGAAAAAAGTAATGGAAGTAAACTTCAAAATATTTGCGTAGGTATCAACTGGGGTGCCATCGAGAAAAAAGGCATGTTTGGCTTCGGCAAAAGTAAAGAAGCAGTGGATTTAGATGCCAGCTGTGCTTTATTTAATGAGAACAAACAACTCGTGGACGTAGTTTACTTCGGTAGCTTAAAATCCAAAGATGGTGCCGTGAAACATAGCGGTGATGATTTAACCGGTGATATGGGAGGGGATGATGGATTAGATAATGAAGTGATTACGCTTGATTTTTCCCAACTTAATCCGGCAGTCAATTATGTGGCTTTTGTATTGAACAGTTTTAGAGGTCATGATTTTGGAACAATTCCTTTTGCCTCGATTCGTATTTATGAAGGAACACCAAAAAGAGTAAACGAAGTGTTTGCCACTTATGACATTGCAAACGGTTCAGGATTTGCCGGCCATGTTTCCATGGTTATGGGGGTGTTCTATAAGAAAAACGGAGAATGGAAATTCAACGCAATCGGAGAACCTACAAAAGACAAAAAATTAGAAGAAACGGTAAATACCGTAACACAAAGCTATTTATAA
- a CDS encoding head GIN domain-containing protein, giving the protein MKNIVACMIIGLFLTSCSKDRLTANGDIITETRTPGNFSGVNLSGSKHIHVVYGETFKVDLKGSRNLIPYFRTEIIGDNLHLDYKKVNVKEDDLEVTVTLPAIRNVSLSGSGKVRISGSFPLVDKWKGSISGSGEIITQSVFEVKDLLLNISGSGNANLEKIVAREADVDISGSGDARINASEELKARISGSGKLYYTGNPEIDSRISGSGKIIKF; this is encoded by the coding sequence ATGAAAAATATCGTTGCCTGCATGATTATCGGTCTTTTCCTGACCTCATGCTCCAAAGACAGACTGACCGCCAATGGCGATATCATTACAGAAACAAGAACTCCGGGAAATTTTAGCGGTGTTAACCTCAGCGGATCCAAACATATTCACGTCGTCTATGGAGAAACCTTTAAAGTGGATTTGAAAGGTTCCAGAAATCTGATCCCCTATTTTAGAACCGAAATCATCGGGGATAACCTCCATCTCGATTATAAAAAGGTGAATGTGAAGGAAGATGACCTCGAAGTTACCGTTACCCTGCCAGCCATTAGAAATGTTTCCCTGAGCGGCAGTGGCAAAGTGCGGATCTCGGGTTCTTTTCCCCTGGTTGATAAATGGAAAGGTTCTATCAGTGGTTCCGGGGAAATTATTACTCAGTCTGTCTTCGAAGTAAAAGATCTGCTACTTAATATTTCCGGTTCTGGAAACGCAAATCTGGAAAAAATTGTGGCCAGAGAAGCTGATGTAGACATTTCAGGCAGCGGTGATGCCAGGATTAATGCCTCAGAAGAATTAAAGGCCCGAATCAGCGGATCCGGAAAGCTTTACTATACCGGGAACCCAGAGATAGATTCCAGGATCAGCGGGTCTGGAAAAATTATCAAATTTTAA
- a CDS encoding DUF4833 domain-containing protein, which translates to MATNTMIWQDFISIFGAQRINISDSYQIQEKAPNIVAYALPAVFLLTIIEFMVSYFGEHKSYERKETIGSLLVGLGNLVVNILMKAILIYAAIWIYNLLPWRMEMSWWTLIPCFILYDCCSYWSHRISHFNRFFWATHVVHHSAAHYNLTVAFRQSWVQHFKTVFFIPVAMLGFHPVIFLVASQLSTLYQFWVHTESIGKLHPFIEKYFGTPSNHRVHHGSQEKYLNKNFGATFMIWDHLFNSFQYEEEQPIYGLTTPLTNKTNPFILNFHEYRDMVEDIKKSDGVRECLFFIFASPCKIYRHKLQKDQQTDPEKKHKNHTKTTALILMIMLLLNQMLSAQPLPVHAELPTPTGKNLLFFLQRTPDANTVIYELNFKGEALDPEAPVKGSWIRYEEDGKTKELTPIEKKFAYGVKCKDLGNDQFEIRLMAYKKMPMYLMKSPLDHKYHIYIKEEGKHFLLKRVFVKVNGGSFWFPKVAYIDLITANSETGREILKRINI; encoded by the coding sequence ATGGCAACAAATACTATGATCTGGCAGGACTTCATTTCTATATTTGGAGCGCAGCGCATCAATATATCAGACAGTTATCAAATCCAGGAAAAGGCACCTAATATTGTTGCCTATGCCCTACCTGCAGTTTTTCTTCTGACCATCATTGAGTTTATGGTTTCCTATTTCGGAGAACATAAAAGCTATGAAAGAAAAGAAACCATAGGTTCATTACTCGTTGGATTAGGAAATCTGGTTGTGAATATCTTAATGAAGGCTATATTGATCTATGCCGCAATCTGGATCTATAACCTGTTGCCGTGGAGAATGGAAATGAGCTGGTGGACCTTAATCCCATGCTTTATTCTGTATGATTGCTGCAGTTACTGGTCTCACCGCATCTCCCATTTCAACCGCTTTTTTTGGGCAACTCATGTCGTTCATCATTCAGCGGCGCACTATAACCTCACAGTAGCTTTCAGACAAAGTTGGGTACAGCATTTCAAAACTGTATTCTTTATTCCTGTGGCCATGTTAGGTTTTCATCCGGTGATCTTTTTGGTGGCCAGCCAGTTAAGCACACTTTACCAGTTCTGGGTACACACCGAATCGATTGGAAAGCTACACCCATTTATAGAAAAATACTTTGGTACTCCTTCTAATCACAGAGTACATCACGGTAGTCAGGAAAAGTATCTGAACAAAAATTTTGGTGCCACTTTCATGATCTGGGATCATCTTTTCAATAGCTTTCAGTATGAAGAAGAACAACCTATATATGGCCTAACGACTCCTTTGACAAACAAAACCAATCCATTTATACTGAACTTTCATGAATATCGGGATATGGTAGAAGATATTAAAAAAAGTGATGGAGTCCGGGAATGTCTGTTTTTCATTTTCGCCAGCCCATGCAAAATTTACCGCCATAAGCTGCAAAAAGATCAGCAGACTGATCCAGAAAAAAAACATAAAAATCATACAAAAACAACCGCTTTAATCTTGATGATTATGCTATTATTAAACCAGATGCTGAGTGCTCAACCTTTACCGGTACATGCGGAACTGCCTACTCCTACCGGAAAAAATCTGTTGTTCTTTCTGCAAAGAACTCCAGATGCAAATACAGTCATATACGAACTGAACTTCAAAGGGGAAGCGCTCGATCCAGAAGCACCGGTTAAGGGATCCTGGATCAGGTATGAAGAGGATGGAAAGACCAAGGAGCTAACCCCTATTGAGAAAAAATTCGCTTATGGAGTAAAATGTAAAGACTTGGGAAATGATCAGTTTGAGATCCGCCTGATGGCTTATAAAAAAATGCCAATGTACCTGATGAAATCTCCACTGGATCATAAATATCATATCTACATCAAAGAAGAAGGAAAACATTTTCTATTAAAAAGGGTGTTTGTAAAGGTAAATGGGGGGTCCTTCTGGTTTCCAAAAGTAGCTTACATCGACCTGATTACAGCCAATTCGGAAACAGGAAGGGAAATCTTAAAAAGAATTAACATTTAA
- a CDS encoding adenosine deaminase yields MKKYLTLFFTFLFFHTNAQTIHAYLEKIRNNPAKLTAFFSQMPKGGDLHHHYSGSVYAESFVDYVITKDYFVHRATLEVRDNLLSEDQEWAKLSTIKKEGQLEDYKARLLQKWSVKDYNGVSFPSDRQFFESFNHFNVASENNIDSGLLEIKKRAVKENVSYIETMLASASCGKTGDLSIRFNPRFQVLQKQNEEQKCQLLLDTLYQELLKKGVISCADNFSEHTVNKLHHSLKMDDESFVMRYQTYTVRILEASDVFKRLLIAFDAASKNPLIVGVNILAPENNDVAMRDYWLHMQMFKYCHKKYPQVKYSMHAGELSLGLVKPEELTWHINAAVRDAGASRIGHGVDMPYETGSYDLMRYMREKGVAIEVNLSSNEFILKVKGDRHPITLYKEFNVPIVISSDDAGVLRTNLTEQYVLLANRYPQFTYEDIKKMVYNSINYSFIKEPSVKQQLLLRLNKDFSRFEQLILNHGN; encoded by the coding sequence ATGAAAAAGTACCTGACTCTATTTTTTACCTTTCTTTTCTTTCATACCAATGCTCAAACGATTCATGCTTATCTGGAAAAAATCAGGAATAATCCCGCGAAGCTGACTGCCTTTTTTTCTCAAATGCCTAAAGGGGGAGACCTTCATCATCATTATAGCGGTTCTGTCTATGCAGAGAGCTTTGTTGATTATGTAATCACGAAGGATTACTTTGTACATAGAGCAACATTGGAAGTCAGGGATAACCTCCTTTCTGAAGATCAGGAATGGGCAAAACTAAGTACGATAAAAAAAGAGGGGCAGCTGGAGGATTATAAGGCCAGGTTATTACAAAAGTGGTCTGTTAAAGATTATAATGGTGTCAGCTTTCCTTCCGACAGGCAATTTTTTGAATCTTTTAATCACTTTAATGTGGCAAGTGAAAATAATATTGATTCCGGATTACTGGAAATCAAAAAGCGTGCAGTTAAGGAGAATGTAAGTTATATAGAAACCATGCTTGCCTCAGCTAGCTGTGGTAAAACCGGAGATTTGAGTATTCGGTTCAACCCACGGTTTCAGGTACTCCAAAAGCAAAATGAGGAGCAGAAATGCCAGTTATTATTAGATACGCTTTATCAGGAACTTTTAAAAAAGGGGGTGATTTCCTGTGCAGATAACTTCAGTGAGCACACGGTTAATAAACTGCATCATTCCTTAAAGATGGATGACGAATCGTTTGTGATGCGGTATCAAACGTATACAGTTAGAATTCTTGAAGCCAGTGATGTATTCAAAAGGCTGTTGATTGCTTTTGATGCTGCCAGTAAGAATCCATTAATTGTTGGTGTAAATATCCTGGCACCGGAAAATAACGATGTGGCTATGCGGGATTACTGGTTACATATGCAGATGTTCAAATACTGCCATAAAAAGTATCCTCAGGTAAAGTATTCTATGCATGCCGGTGAGCTCAGTTTAGGTCTTGTTAAGCCTGAAGAGTTAACTTGGCATATTAATGCCGCAGTACGGGATGCCGGAGCTTCCCGTATTGGGCATGGGGTTGATATGCCTTATGAAACAGGTAGTTATGATTTGATGAGGTATATGAGAGAGAAGGGAGTCGCCATTGAGGTCAACTTGTCCAGTAATGAATTTATTCTAAAAGTAAAAGGCGACCGTCACCCTATTACTTTGTATAAAGAGTTTAATGTGCCTATTGTCATCAGTTCAGATGATGCAGGGGTTCTCAGAACTAATTTAACAGAACAGTACGTACTTCTGGCCAACCGGTATCCTCAGTTTACCTATGAGGATATTAAAAAGATGGTTTATAACAGCATCAACTATTCTTTTATAAAGGAGCCATCAGTAAAACAACAATTGCTGCTTCGGTTGAATAAAGACTTTAGCCGATTTGAGCAACTTATTCTAAATCATGGTAATTAG